In Luteitalea sp. TBR-22, one genomic interval encodes:
- a CDS encoding sigma-54 dependent transcriptional regulator: protein MKLKILLAHADGDEGQVVARGFADRDHDVTHVRDHAGCVHQLLHRRWDAVAIYDCPGGEPVGDLLGRIRRIAPDVPSVVVTTDASLRSTARLLTSGAFDLLVRPVGHERVLEALERGCASSALRSPAGIPLDATEGRIIGRSPAMVEVYKTIVRAASTRATVLITGESGTGKELVARALHDLSPRASKRCMVIDCTAIPKSLMESELFGHVRGAFTGAVTDKRGLLEQAHGSTCMLDEIGELEPDLQAKLLRVLQEGEVRRVGAHMWTPVDVRIVAATNRDLPGMVRDGTFREDLFYRLNVVTVQLPPLRERVEDIPAMAEQFLLDAATRHGRAAEAFSRGALRRLCEYQWPGNVRQLQNTIERVVALSSGRTIVEADLPRDVLQPTGASPSRRDGDTAAALFAAGDTLEDMKRRYILHVVARTRGNIARAAVQLNVDRRSLYRMLERYNVEGIPGRTAASA from the coding sequence GTGAAACTGAAGATTCTGCTCGCTCATGCCGACGGTGACGAAGGGCAGGTCGTCGCTCGCGGCTTTGCCGATCGCGACCACGACGTCACCCACGTTCGCGATCACGCCGGGTGCGTCCACCAGCTCCTCCACCGACGGTGGGACGCCGTGGCCATCTACGACTGCCCTGGCGGCGAGCCGGTCGGAGACCTGCTGGGGCGCATCAGGCGCATCGCACCCGACGTCCCGTCCGTGGTGGTGACCACCGACGCCTCCCTCCGCTCGACCGCGAGACTGTTGACCAGCGGCGCCTTCGACCTGCTGGTGCGGCCCGTCGGCCACGAGCGGGTCCTCGAGGCGCTCGAGCGCGGCTGCGCCTCGAGCGCTCTGCGTTCGCCCGCGGGCATACCGCTCGACGCGACCGAGGGGCGCATCATCGGGCGCAGCCCGGCCATGGTCGAGGTCTACAAGACCATCGTCCGAGCCGCCTCCACCAGGGCCACCGTGCTGATCACCGGCGAGAGCGGCACGGGCAAGGAACTCGTCGCCCGGGCGCTGCATGACCTCAGCCCCCGCGCCAGCAAGCGCTGCATGGTCATCGACTGCACCGCCATCCCGAAGTCGCTCATGGAAAGCGAGCTGTTCGGGCACGTGCGCGGCGCCTTCACCGGTGCCGTGACGGACAAGCGCGGGCTGCTCGAACAGGCGCACGGGTCCACGTGCATGCTCGACGAGATCGGGGAACTCGAGCCCGACCTCCAGGCCAAGCTCCTGCGGGTGCTGCAGGAAGGCGAGGTGCGCAGGGTGGGAGCGCACATGTGGACACCCGTCGACGTGCGGATCGTCGCGGCCACCAACCGCGACCTGCCGGGCATGGTACGCGACGGCACGTTCCGCGAGGACCTCTTCTACCGCCTGAACGTCGTGACCGTCCAGCTGCCGCCCCTGCGCGAACGCGTGGAGGACATCCCGGCCATGGCCGAGCAGTTCCTGCTCGATGCCGCCACCCGGCATGGTCGCGCCGCCGAAGCGTTCTCGCGCGGGGCGCTGCGCCGGCTCTGTGAGTACCAGTGGCCCGGGAACGTCCGCCAGCTGCAGAACACGATCGAGCGGGTGGTGGCCCTCTCGAGCGGGCGCACCATCGTCGAAGCGGATCTGCCTCGTGACGTGCTGCAGCCGACGGGCGCGTCCCCGTCGCGCCGCGACGGGGATACGGCCGCCGCGCTGTTCGCCGCCGGCGACACGCTCGAGGACATGAAGCGCCGGTACATCCTGCACGTCGTGGCCCGCACGCGAGGGAACATCGCGAGGGCCGCCGTGCAGCTGAACGTGGATCGCCGGTCGCTCTATCGCATGCTCGAGCGCTACAACGTCGAGGGTATCCCGGGGAGGACCGCCGCTTCGGCCTAG
- a CDS encoding TolC family protein has product MGWLRRVGALAAAISVGAATPDLAAQDAGPAPLRLTLSEAVRRALEANPSVRAAALDGAAAEVARALTRATLLPSVGLRAGRDVTRLNAETMFGTALATPTIGPFSTMAAVGVVSVPIVDVAAVRAHAITRQQAVAARAGERVVREANVLAAAGAYLDLLEALATREAARERLRLAQALRDLASDLQRRGSGTGLDALRADVQWHAERQALIEADADARVATLRLANVLNLPQGRPIECSDAEIFFAPVTLAPSPATSLRPELLVAWTNVDIARLGVRRALDLRLPRVSVTGTAGAAALQSNPWLGTYQVVASVQMPLFTGGELRAREALARIGRERAEVIAEEVQNAVSLEEAAAAARLAAAEARAPLADDAARLAAAEVEQARDRFAAGVAGNVEVIAAQTALARAQANRIAAYASVRRARLWLAHARGRAELEYVSASVADRR; this is encoded by the coding sequence GTGGGATGGCTGCGTCGCGTGGGCGCGCTGGCGGCGGCGATCTCCGTTGGTGCGGCGACGCCCGATCTCGCCGCGCAGGACGCCGGTCCAGCGCCCCTGCGACTGACGCTGTCGGAAGCCGTCAGGCGTGCGCTCGAGGCGAACCCGTCGGTGCGCGCGGCGGCGCTGGACGGCGCCGCAGCCGAAGTGGCGCGCGCCCTCACCAGGGCCACGCTGCTCCCGAGCGTCGGCTTGCGGGCCGGGCGGGACGTGACACGCCTCAATGCCGAGACGATGTTCGGCACGGCGCTGGCCACGCCGACCATCGGGCCGTTCTCGACGATGGCCGCCGTCGGCGTCGTCTCGGTGCCCATCGTCGACGTCGCGGCGGTGCGCGCTCACGCGATCACGCGGCAGCAGGCAGTGGCGGCTCGCGCCGGGGAGCGGGTGGTTCGCGAGGCCAACGTGCTCGCCGCGGCCGGCGCCTATCTGGACCTGCTCGAGGCGTTGGCCACCCGCGAGGCGGCGCGGGAGCGACTCCGTCTCGCGCAGGCGCTGCGCGATCTGGCCTCCGATCTCCAGCGCCGTGGGAGCGGCACGGGACTCGATGCGCTCCGGGCGGACGTGCAATGGCATGCCGAGCGTCAGGCACTGATCGAGGCGGACGCCGATGCACGCGTCGCGACGCTGCGGCTGGCCAACGTCCTCAACCTGCCGCAGGGGCGTCCGATCGAGTGCAGCGATGCGGAGATCTTCTTCGCGCCGGTGACCCTGGCGCCGAGCCCCGCGACCAGCCTCCGGCCCGAGCTGCTGGTCGCCTGGACGAACGTCGACATCGCGCGCCTCGGCGTGCGCCGCGCCCTCGATCTCCGCTTGCCCCGCGTGTCGGTGACCGGCACGGCGGGAGCGGCGGCCCTCCAGTCCAACCCGTGGCTCGGCACCTACCAGGTCGTCGCCTCAGTGCAGATGCCGCTGTTCACCGGCGGTGAGCTCCGCGCACGCGAGGCCCTGGCGCGCATCGGCCGTGAGCGCGCCGAGGTGATCGCCGAGGAGGTCCAGAACGCGGTCTCGCTCGAGGAGGCAGCCGCCGCAGCCCGCCTTGCGGCGGCCGAGGCGCGAGCGCCCCTCGCCGACGACGCCGCTCGGCTCGCTGCCGCCGAGGTCGAACAGGCCCGCGATCGCTTCGCGGCCGGGGTCGCCGGCAACGTCGAGGTCATCGCCGCCCAGACCGCGCTGGCGCGCGCGCAGGCCAACCGGATTGCCGCCTACGCGAGCGTGCGCCGCGCGCGATTGTGGCTCGCCCACGCACGCGGGCGAGCGGAACTCGAGTACGTGAGCGCGTCGGTCGCGGACCGGCGCTGA
- a CDS encoding efflux RND transporter permease subunit: protein MTAPEWCIRRPVAATLLTAALAIFGGLAYPQLPVSDLPVVDFPTISVAATLPGASPDTMASTVAMPLERQFATVAGVSSISSTSTRGSTSITLQFDLERDIDAAAQDVEAMIARAARALPPDLPAPPTYQKVNPAASPVLLLTLTSPTRLMTEVDEAAETKVGQQMSMIEGVAEVTVYGAQKYAVRVDADPNALSAHGLSIDDLTTAISSASVNRPTGAIQTPTRNLDIEVDGQLHDAAAFRRVVVAWRNGSPIRLEQVARVTDGVENDQTRTTVDDTRAILLAVQRQPDANTVAVVDRIRDALPRIQQELPADVQMNVMWDRSQAIRDASRDVTVTILLTMALVVLVIFLFLVNTSATLIPALALPTCLLGTFVVMAALGYSLDALSMMALTLSMGFVVDDAVVMLENVVRHMEAGADRLRAALEGAREITFTIVSMTLSLAAVFIPVLFMGGVVGRLLREFSVTIAAAILVSGAVSLTLTPMLCSRFLRPTPAVASRPRWIRRLDAVVESSLRGYARTLRLALAHRGLVLAASILMLVGTVWLFARIPKGFIPDQDVDMLVGQTQAIQGIGFDAMMAEQNAAVRAIRRHPDVVSVTSVVGSSALNTGRLFVRLRPRAQRRLGAGEIAQALRRSLDEVSGLRVFLQSPPAIAVGGNQTKSQYQLTLQGTDTRVLYAASDRLLARLAKLPELQDVTTDLEIADPQLSVKVDRDQLASFGLTLDQFESALYSAYGEREVSTIYGPDDQFQVVLRVAPEFQRDETALSLLNLKTSAGGEVPLAQVARVSRQAGPSAINHTGQLPSVTLSFNLAPGVALGDALQAVSREAGALVPASIARSFQGVAQQFQGSLQGLAVTLVLAVVVIYLVLGVLYESFVHPVTILSGLPSAAAGALVTLWLAGLPLDLFAFVGVVLLVGLVKKNGIMMVDVALAAVRRGAPADAAILEASLVRFRPIMMTTVAALAGALPIALGLGAGAETRQPLGLAVVGGLLVSQALTLYVTPVYFLYLDRIARKVG, encoded by the coding sequence ATGACGGCCCCGGAGTGGTGCATCCGCCGTCCCGTCGCCGCGACGCTGCTGACTGCCGCCCTGGCCATCTTCGGTGGCCTGGCGTATCCACAACTGCCGGTGAGCGATCTCCCGGTCGTCGATTTCCCCACGATCAGCGTCGCCGCGACGCTGCCCGGCGCCAGCCCGGACACGATGGCCTCGACGGTGGCGATGCCGCTCGAGCGGCAGTTCGCCACCGTCGCCGGCGTGTCGTCGATCAGCTCGACGAGCACGCGCGGCTCGACGTCGATCACCCTGCAGTTCGACCTCGAGCGCGACATCGACGCAGCGGCGCAGGACGTCGAGGCGATGATCGCGCGGGCGGCGCGCGCGCTGCCTCCGGACCTGCCGGCGCCGCCCACGTACCAGAAGGTCAATCCAGCGGCCTCGCCGGTCCTGCTGCTGACGCTCACCTCGCCGACGCGGCTGATGACCGAAGTCGACGAAGCTGCCGAGACGAAGGTCGGGCAGCAGATGTCGATGATCGAGGGCGTCGCCGAGGTGACCGTCTACGGAGCCCAGAAGTATGCCGTGCGCGTCGATGCCGATCCGAACGCGCTGTCGGCCCACGGGCTGTCGATCGATGACCTGACCACCGCCATCTCGTCGGCCAGCGTGAACCGGCCGACGGGCGCCATCCAGACGCCGACCAGGAACCTCGATATCGAGGTCGACGGCCAGCTGCACGACGCCGCCGCGTTCCGCCGGGTCGTCGTCGCGTGGCGCAATGGCTCGCCGATCCGGCTGGAGCAGGTGGCGCGGGTGACCGACGGCGTCGAGAACGATCAGACCAGGACCACCGTCGACGACACCCGCGCCATCCTGCTGGCCGTGCAGCGGCAGCCCGACGCGAACACCGTCGCGGTGGTCGATCGCATCCGTGACGCGCTTCCCCGCATCCAGCAGGAGCTGCCCGCGGACGTGCAGATGAACGTCATGTGGGATCGATCGCAGGCGATCAGGGACGCGTCCCGTGACGTGACCGTCACCATCCTGCTGACCATGGCGCTGGTCGTCCTGGTGATCTTCCTCTTCCTGGTGAATACCTCGGCGACACTCATTCCGGCGCTGGCCCTGCCGACGTGCCTGCTCGGGACGTTCGTCGTCATGGCCGCACTCGGCTACTCGCTGGACGCGCTGTCGATGATGGCGCTCACCCTCTCCATGGGCTTCGTCGTCGACGATGCGGTCGTGATGCTCGAGAACGTGGTGAGACACATGGAAGCCGGTGCCGATCGCCTGCGCGCCGCCCTCGAGGGGGCTCGCGAGATCACCTTCACCATCGTCTCCATGACGCTGTCGCTCGCGGCGGTCTTCATCCCCGTCCTGTTCATGGGAGGTGTCGTCGGTCGTCTGCTGAGGGAGTTCTCCGTCACGATCGCCGCCGCCATCCTCGTATCGGGCGCGGTGTCGCTGACCCTGACGCCGATGCTGTGCAGCCGGTTCCTGAGGCCGACGCCCGCCGTCGCGAGCCGGCCGCGCTGGATCCGCCGGCTGGACGCGGTCGTCGAGTCGTCCCTGCGCGGGTACGCGCGCACGCTGCGCCTCGCACTCGCCCACCGTGGCCTCGTGCTGGCTGCCTCCATCCTCATGCTCGTCGGCACGGTGTGGCTGTTCGCGCGGATCCCGAAGGGGTTCATTCCCGACCAGGATGTCGACATGCTCGTCGGACAGACCCAGGCCATCCAGGGCATCGGCTTCGACGCGATGATGGCCGAGCAGAACGCCGCCGTCCGGGCGATCCGCCGCCACCCCGACGTCGTGTCGGTCACCTCGGTCGTCGGCAGTTCGGCGCTCAACACGGGTCGATTGTTCGTCAGGCTGCGCCCACGGGCGCAGCGACGCCTCGGCGCCGGCGAGATCGCCCAGGCGCTGCGCCGCTCGCTGGACGAGGTCTCCGGCCTGCGGGTCTTCCTGCAAAGCCCACCGGCGATAGCCGTGGGCGGCAACCAGACGAAGAGCCAGTATCAGCTGACGCTTCAGGGCACCGACACCAGGGTGCTCTACGCGGCATCGGATCGACTCCTGGCGAGGCTGGCGAAGCTGCCAGAGCTGCAGGACGTGACCACCGATCTCGAGATTGCCGATCCCCAGCTCTCGGTCAAGGTGGACCGGGATCAGCTCGCCTCATTCGGCCTGACCCTCGATCAATTCGAGAGTGCCCTCTACAGCGCCTACGGCGAGCGCGAGGTGTCGACGATCTACGGCCCGGACGACCAGTTCCAGGTCGTGCTCCGGGTGGCGCCGGAGTTCCAGCGGGACGAGACGGCGCTGTCGTTGCTGAACCTCAAGACCAGTGCCGGCGGTGAGGTCCCGCTGGCGCAGGTGGCCCGGGTGTCCAGACAGGCGGGCCCATCGGCCATCAATCACACCGGGCAGCTGCCATCGGTGACGCTGTCGTTCAACCTGGCGCCGGGTGTCGCCCTCGGTGATGCCCTGCAGGCGGTGTCGCGCGAGGCCGGGGCACTGGTGCCGGCCTCCATCGCCCGGTCGTTCCAGGGCGTCGCCCAGCAGTTCCAGGGATCGCTGCAGGGACTCGCCGTCACGCTGGTGCTGGCCGTCGTCGTGATCTACCTCGTGCTCGGTGTCCTGTACGAGAGCTTCGTCCATCCGGTCACGATCCTGTCAGGGCTGCCCTCCGCAGCGGCCGGGGCGTTGGTCACTCTCTGGCTCGCGGGACTGCCGCTGGATCTCTTTGCGTTCGTCGGCGTCGTGCTGCTCGTCGGGTTGGTGAAGAAGAACGGCATCATGATGGTCGACGTCGCCTTGGCGGCCGTCCGCCGCGGCGCGCCCGCCGACGCCGCCATCCTCGAAGCGAGCCTGGTCCGGTTCCGCCCGATCATGATGACAACGGTGGCGGCGCTGGCCGGAGCCCTCCCGATTGCTCTGGGACTCGGTGCGGGGGCCGAGACGCGTCAACCCCTCGGCCTGGCCGTCGTCGGAGGGCTGCTCGTGTCGCAGGCGCTGACCTTGTACGTGACGCCTGTCTACTTCCTCTACCTCGAC
- a CDS encoding efflux RND transporter periplasmic adaptor subunit, which yields MSTHRRLDIAILLTATLAGCSRREPTHTVSPPVTVRTARVSVQAMPDDVTAVGTSEASSTVDVRAQVTGTLRAIHFAEGADVQAGQLLFTIDPGPFEAALAAAQGTLARDAATLDNATSEQARYEALARDLVVATEQLEAARTAARTAAAAVAADRANVTAARLQLDKTRIQAPVAGRTGHVPVDVGDLIDAESPTAMVSIAQIAPMHVSLAVPGAMLDRIREALRTDTVRADAAVDGTGTVATDGRIVFLDNAIDPATGTIRVKVAYPNRDGRLWPGQFVSVVLHLGLAERAIVVPTEAVQQGQAGDYVFVVGVDHTVEARPVRTIATGGGLTRVSSGLRDGELVVTDGQVRLAAGMRVVP from the coding sequence GTGAGCACGCACCGACGCCTGGACATCGCGATCCTCCTCACGGCGACGCTTGCCGGGTGCTCGCGCCGCGAGCCCACACACACCGTGTCTCCACCCGTCACCGTGCGCACCGCCCGCGTGAGCGTACAGGCGATGCCCGACGACGTCACGGCGGTCGGGACGAGCGAAGCCTCCTCGACGGTCGACGTACGCGCGCAAGTCACGGGGACCCTGCGGGCCATCCACTTCGCGGAGGGCGCCGACGTGCAGGCGGGACAACTGCTGTTCACGATCGATCCCGGCCCCTTCGAGGCGGCGCTTGCGGCCGCTCAGGGCACGCTCGCCCGCGACGCGGCGACCCTGGACAATGCCACGAGTGAACAGGCCCGGTACGAGGCGCTCGCCCGCGACCTGGTCGTGGCGACCGAGCAGCTCGAGGCGGCGCGCACCGCGGCTCGCACCGCCGCCGCCGCCGTCGCGGCTGACCGCGCCAACGTCACAGCGGCACGGCTGCAGCTGGACAAGACGCGGATCCAGGCCCCTGTCGCCGGCCGGACCGGCCACGTCCCCGTCGACGTCGGCGACCTGATCGACGCCGAGTCGCCGACGGCGATGGTGTCGATCGCGCAGATCGCCCCGATGCACGTCAGCCTGGCCGTGCCGGGGGCCATGCTCGATCGGATCCGCGAGGCGCTCCGGACGGACACGGTGCGTGCCGACGCCGCGGTCGACGGTACGGGCACCGTGGCGACCGACGGACGCATCGTGTTCCTCGACAACGCGATCGACCCGGCGACCGGCACGATCCGCGTGAAGGTCGCATACCCGAACCGGGACGGTCGCCTGTGGCCGGGTCAGTTCGTCAGTGTGGTGCTGCACCTCGGTCTGGCCGAGCGTGCGATCGTCGTCCCCACGGAGGCGGTGCAGCAGGGACAGGCGGGAGACTACGTCTTCGTGGTCGGCGTCGATCACACCGTCGAGGCTCGCCCGGTTCGCACGATTGCCACAGGCGGGGGACTGACCCGCGTGTCGTCGGGCCTCCGCGACGGGGAACTCGTGGTCACCGACGGACAGGTGCGGCTGGCCGCCGGGATGAGGGTGGTCCCATGA
- a CDS encoding DHA2 family efflux MFS transporter permease subunit, with protein MIRHRAALVTALAVMVAPFMEVLDTSVANVALPHIAGALGADTDESTWVLTSYLVSNAIVLPLSGWLAQVFGRKRLYQACIALFTASSALCGMAQSLDALILCRVCQGIGGGALQPLSQAMVRDAFPPERQGMGMAIFGMGVVLAPIVGPLLGGWLTDNYSWRWIFYINVPAGLLAIILTALVVDDGSDGRARRGRIGGDILGVSLLVIGIGSLEIFLDEGQRLDWFSSQFILTFAVLAAVGLATLVVWELRAPSPVLHLRLLAQPNFAVACVMMFALGFVLYGSTLILPLFVQTLLGYSATLSGLVMSPGGVVVLLSMPVVGALLSRVSPRILTTCGLMCGAAGMVHLSGLDLQADTQAIVIGRMIQSLGMAFLFVPINTAAFIAVAPADNNHASGLINLMRNIGGSSGIALITTFIARRSQEHHARLAEHVSLVDPVVRARLEGLEARLVEAGASAADAVRQADALLQAALQRQAAQLAFLDAFLLLASIFVVLIPLALTLRGRPHGAVGID; from the coding sequence ATGATCCGCCATCGTGCCGCCCTCGTCACCGCCCTGGCGGTCATGGTCGCGCCGTTCATGGAGGTGCTCGACACCAGTGTCGCCAACGTCGCGCTGCCCCACATTGCGGGTGCCCTGGGGGCTGACACCGACGAGTCGACATGGGTCCTGACTTCGTATCTCGTGTCCAATGCCATCGTGCTGCCGCTCAGCGGCTGGCTGGCACAGGTGTTCGGCCGGAAGCGTCTCTACCAGGCCTGCATCGCTCTCTTCACCGCGAGCTCGGCGCTGTGCGGCATGGCGCAGAGCCTGGACGCCCTGATCCTCTGCCGTGTGTGCCAGGGCATCGGCGGCGGGGCCCTGCAGCCGTTGTCGCAGGCGATGGTGCGCGACGCCTTCCCGCCCGAGCGGCAGGGCATGGGCATGGCCATCTTCGGCATGGGGGTGGTGCTGGCGCCCATCGTCGGCCCCCTGCTCGGTGGCTGGCTCACCGACAACTACTCGTGGCGCTGGATCTTCTACATCAACGTCCCTGCCGGCCTGCTGGCCATCATCCTGACCGCCCTCGTCGTCGACGATGGCTCGGACGGGCGCGCACGCCGGGGACGCATCGGCGGGGACATCCTCGGCGTGTCGTTGCTGGTCATCGGCATCGGGTCCCTCGAGATCTTCCTCGACGAGGGTCAGCGCCTCGATTGGTTCTCCTCGCAGTTCATCCTCACCTTCGCGGTGCTGGCGGCCGTGGGCCTGGCGACACTGGTGGTCTGGGAACTGCGCGCACCGTCGCCGGTGCTGCACCTGCGCTTGCTCGCGCAGCCGAACTTCGCGGTCGCCTGCGTGATGATGTTCGCGCTGGGCTTCGTGCTCTACGGCTCGACACTGATCCTGCCGCTCTTCGTCCAGACCCTCCTGGGCTACTCGGCAACCCTGAGCGGCCTGGTGATGTCGCCGGGCGGGGTGGTCGTGCTGTTGTCGATGCCGGTGGTGGGCGCGTTGCTCTCGCGCGTGTCGCCGCGCATTCTGACGACCTGTGGACTGATGTGCGGGGCGGCCGGTATGGTGCACCTCTCCGGGCTCGACCTCCAGGCCGACACGCAGGCGATCGTCATCGGCCGGATGATCCAGAGCCTGGGCATGGCCTTCCTCTTCGTGCCGATCAACACCGCAGCGTTCATCGCCGTGGCGCCGGCCGACAACAATCACGCCAGCGGCCTCATCAACCTGATGCGCAACATCGGCGGCAGCAGCGGGATCGCCCTGATCACCACCTTCATCGCACGACGCTCGCAGGAACATCATGCCCGCCTCGCCGAGCACGTCAGCCTCGTGGATCCGGTGGTCCGCGCGCGCCTGGAAGGCCTCGAGGCTCGCCTGGTCGAGGCTGGCGCCAGCGCGGCCGACGCGGTCCGGCAGGCCGACGCGCTGCTGCAGGCCGCGTTGCAGCGCCAGGCCGCACAGCTGGCCTTCCTGGATGCCTTCCTGCTCCTCGCCAGCATCTTCGTCGTGCTGATTCCCCTTGCGCTGACGCTGCGCGGCCGCCCGCACGGCGCCGTTGGCATCGACTGA
- a CDS encoding HlyD family secretion protein translates to MPHGRYIGPRVIASGAAAALVLSVIGIYAAAHRGEVSTDDAQVDGHVSPVAARISGTIIEVRVDDGHRVRAGDVLARIDPREYDARVEQARAALGAAEQQARGAVINVPLTAAATTAAIASAGAVVAASRGELSQAGAWFEQASTSELAAARARVAQLAAAADKARNDLARMQPLAEKAEISRQEFDAYQAGASEAAAALDAGRQEVLAAEQVAQARRAAVAAAEAHVSAASAAQRQAEASGRQVDISAAAAAAARANVSQARAALLAAELQASYTTITAPVSGYVTGRTVERGQVVGPGQGLLTIAPEDDLWITANFKETQLGRLRPGQRATVRLDVTGEDYPARVESIGAVSGEKLSLLPPENATGNYVKVVQRVPVRIRLDRGHAPASALRPGVSAEVTVHTR, encoded by the coding sequence ATGCCGCATGGGCGTTACATCGGTCCGAGGGTCATCGCATCGGGAGCGGCGGCCGCGCTGGTGCTTTCGGTGATCGGGATCTATGCCGCCGCGCACCGCGGTGAGGTCTCCACCGACGATGCCCAGGTGGACGGCCACGTCAGCCCGGTGGCGGCCCGCATCAGCGGGACGATCATCGAGGTGCGCGTCGACGATGGCCACCGCGTCAGGGCGGGTGACGTCCTGGCGCGCATCGACCCGCGCGAGTACGACGCCCGCGTCGAGCAGGCGCGGGCCGCCCTCGGGGCAGCCGAGCAGCAGGCCCGCGGCGCCGTCATCAACGTCCCCCTGACCGCCGCGGCGACGACGGCCGCCATCGCCAGTGCCGGCGCCGTCGTGGCTGCGTCTCGTGGGGAGTTGTCGCAGGCCGGCGCATGGTTCGAGCAGGCCTCGACGTCGGAGCTCGCGGCGGCGCGCGCCCGCGTCGCGCAACTGGCTGCGGCCGCCGACAAGGCACGCAACGACCTGGCGCGCATGCAGCCGCTCGCCGAGAAGGCAGAGATCTCACGCCAGGAGTTCGACGCGTACCAGGCCGGCGCCAGCGAGGCCGCCGCGGCGCTCGACGCCGGCCGACAGGAAGTGCTGGCGGCCGAGCAGGTGGCCCAGGCACGACGTGCCGCGGTTGCCGCGGCGGAGGCGCACGTCAGCGCAGCCTCAGCCGCGCAGCGGCAGGCAGAGGCCAGCGGCCGGCAGGTCGACATCAGCGCCGCCGCTGCGGCCGCGGCACGCGCCAACGTCTCACAGGCGAGAGCCGCCTTGCTGGCGGCGGAACTCCAGGCGAGTTACACGACGATCACGGCACCGGTGAGCGGATACGTGACCGGGCGCACCGTCGAGCGCGGACAGGTCGTGGGACCCGGTCAAGGCCTGCTGACCATCGCGCCGGAGGACGACTTGTGGATTACTGCCAACTTCAAGGAAACGCAGCTCGGTCGCCTGCGGCCCGGCCAACGCGCGACCGTTCGCCTCGACGTCACCGGTGAGGACTATCCCGCCCGCGTGGAGTCGATCGGCGCGGTCTCGGGCGAGAAGCTGTCGCTCCTGCCTCCGGAGAACGCCACGGGCAACTACGTCAAGGTCGTGCAGCGCGTCCCGGTCCGGATCCGTCTGGACCGCGGCCACGCGCCCGCCTCCGCCTTGCGGCCCGGCGTCAGCGCGGAAGTGACGGTCCACACGCGATGA
- a CDS encoding general stress protein — protein sequence MNPSTTTATVAAGTAPPDRMIGDITVSMFQSQADAEAAVRSLQAAGFDMTKLSIVGTDYRTDSHVVGFYSTGDRVRTWGGVGAFWGSVWGMLFGAAFFVIPGIGPVLVAGPLVAAIVGAIEGAVVVGGLSAVSAALISLGVPRNSVLDLETAIKAGKYLLVAHGTPGEVERARQLLGSPA from the coding sequence ATGAATCCATCCACCACCACCGCGACGGTCGCTGCGGGCACGGCCCCGCCCGACCGGATGATCGGCGACATCACCGTCTCCATGTTCCAGAGCCAGGCCGACGCCGAGGCCGCGGTGCGGTCACTGCAGGCCGCCGGCTTCGACATGACGAAGCTGTCCATCGTCGGGACCGACTACCGCACGGACTCGCACGTCGTCGGGTTCTACTCGACGGGTGACCGCGTCCGGACGTGGGGCGGTGTCGGGGCCTTCTGGGGCAGCGTCTGGGGCATGCTGTTCGGCGCCGCGTTCTTCGTCATCCCCGGGATCGGCCCGGTGCTCGTCGCCGGGCCGCTGGTCGCCGCCATCGTGGGGGCCATCGAGGGCGCCGTGGTCGTCGGCGGCCTCAGTGCGGTCAGTGCCGCCCTGATCAGCCTGGGCGTACCGCGCAACAGCGTCCTCGACCTCGAGACGGCCATCAAGGCGGGCAAGTACCTGCTGGTCGCGCACGGAACGCCCGGCGAAGTCGAACGGGCCCGTCAACTCCTGGGTTCTCCCGCCTGA